DNA sequence from the Agromyces aureus genome:
CTCAACATCCTGCTCGGCACGATCCTGCTCATCGCCCTCTCGGCCGACCGCATCCGCTCGGTGACGGGCGCCCGCTCCCGACTGCGCTCCGCGAGAGCGGATACGACGGTCAAGACCGAAGAGAAGGCGGTGGTGTCATGAGCGCGCGCTTCGCACGACTGCTCCGAGACCAGAACACGATCCTCGCCGCCGTGATCCTCGCCGGCGTCATCATCCTGACGATCAGCTCGAGCGGCGGATTCCTCTCCCCGATCTCGCTCGAGACCTTCTTCCAGTTCCTCGCCATCCCGATCGTCATCGGCCTCGCACAGATGGCCGCCCTCGCGGTCGGCCAGATGAATCTCGCCGTCGGAGCGATCGGCGGGTTCGCCGCATGCTCGGCGGCGGTGCTCATCGCCGACTTCGGGGTGCCGGCCTGGCTCGGCGGCATCATCGCGATCCTGATCGGCCTCGCCGCCGGCGTGCTCAACGGACTCATCGTGGTGCTGACCCAGATCAACGGCTTCATCGTGACGCTCGCGACCATGACGATCCTCTCCGGTGCGCAGTACGCGATCGTCGGCACCCGCACCATCACCTCGGCCTCCTGGCCCGAGATCGCGGCGATCGGCAGTGCGAGGCCGCTCGGCGTTCCGCTCATCTTCTGGATCGCCGTCGTCATCGCCGGCCTGCTCGCGATCGGCTACCGGCAGACGCTGATCGCCAGGAACATGCTCGCCAGCGGCGGCAATCCCCTCGCGGCGACCCTCTCGGGCATCTCGAACAACCGCAGCCTCGTGACCGCGCACGGCCTCTCCGGCCTCCTCTGCGGCGTCGCCGCGTTCCTCGTGCTCGCGTCGTTGCCCGGCGCCAACAAGAGCATCGGCGAGGACTGGCTCCTGTCGAGCTTCGCCGCCCCGATCATCGGCGGCGTCTCCCTCACGGGCGGCACGGTCGCCGTGCTGGGAACCGTGCTCGCGGCGACGATCGTCCGACTGGTCGACAGCGCACGAGCGCAGTTCCAGCTGGAGCCCAGCTGGGTGAACTTCGTCATCGGCGCGGTCGTGCTCGGCACGGTCGCCCTCGACCGTGTTCGCACCCGTCGCCCGGCGACTCGCCGGAGCCGCCCGACCCCGCCCGATGCGCCGCCGACTGCGGCGGCGCGGGCCATCGATCCTGGAGCACCGGCATGACCGACACCGCCTATGCGCTCGAAGTGCGCGGCATCACGAAGACCTTCCCCGGTGTGCGCGCGCTCGACGAGGTCAACCTCCGACTGAAGCCGGGCGAGGTCCATGCCCTGCTCGGCGAGAACGGCGCGGGCAAGTCGACGCTCATCAAGATCATCACGGGCATCCAGCCGCCGGACTCCGGCCTGCTCCTTGTCAACGGTGCCGAGCAGTCCTTCCGCTCCGCGCACGAGGCGACCCGCGCCGGCATCGGCGTGGTGCACCAGGAGCGCAACGTGATCACCGACTTCACGGTCGCCGAGAACATCGTGCTCGGAAACACGCCCGTTCGGGGCGGACGCGTCCAGTGGCGCGAGGTCCGCGAGGGGGCGAAGCGCGTACT
Encoded proteins:
- a CDS encoding ABC transporter permease, producing MSARFARLLRDQNTILAAVILAGVIILTISSSGGFLSPISLETFFQFLAIPIVIGLAQMAALAVGQMNLAVGAIGGFAACSAAVLIADFGVPAWLGGIIAILIGLAAGVLNGLIVVLTQINGFIVTLATMTILSGAQYAIVGTRTITSASWPEIAAIGSARPLGVPLIFWIAVVIAGLLAIGYRQTLIARNMLASGGNPLAATLSGISNNRSLVTAHGLSGLLCGVAAFLVLASLPGANKSIGEDWLLSSFAAPIIGGVSLTGGTVAVLGTVLAATIVRLVDSARAQFQLEPSWVNFVIGAVVLGTVALDRVRTRRPATRRSRPTPPDAPPTAAARAIDPGAPA